The following proteins come from a genomic window of Hydractinia symbiolongicarpus strain clone_291-10 chromosome 2, HSymV2.1, whole genome shotgun sequence:
- the LOC130629786 gene encoding mediator of RNA polymerase II transcription subunit 26-like — MPPTAIEIKARLDKAVDQEGNVLDMRAVLEIVTYLEKTVMTKEALETTRIGRTINLMRKKTKNEDLSKRAKKLVKKWQALVSNHLKKSLKSDSPLNFPVQTPLNGYVKKPNEQERPSSRGSNIIKSGTSTPDKPVLKRKRVPTEHSPLNFKNISLKPVSPRCQGSTNNKKPKLEKIDGGLKPNNKNKLNKSESNLPDTETALRNVSAALPEHASNLNLHNERLQPNVTQSPPKQDTHLSSKNNRQDSPVKNGHPVSANFIATKPTDTRIQEDRIKELHSTENSPSTDSGVSSSSNINPNETLHNDIQGKHFEPIEEEELVVKRKEIPTDYISPSVEADGLNGVYNSTEVYVPWTEILLQRDNELQLLPYVILD, encoded by the exons ATGCCTCCCACTGCCATCGAAATAAAAGCCCGGTTAGATAAAGCAGTAGACCAAGAAGGAAAT GTACTAGATATGCGGGCTGTTCTGGAGATAGTAACATACCTTGAGAAAACAGTTATGACAAAGGAGGCTTTAGAG acTACTCGTATTGGAAGAACTATCAATTTGATGCGTAAAAAGACAAAGAATGAGGATTTATCAAAGCGTGcaaaaaaattggtaaaaaaatgGCAAGCACTAGTCAGTAACCatttgaaaaaaagtttaaaatcagattCACCGTTAAACTTTCCCGTGCAAACACCTCTGAACGGATATGTTAAAAAGCCTAATGAGCAAGAAAGGCCTAGTTCAAGAGGATCCAATATCATCAAATCTGGTACATCTACACCAGATAAGCCTGTCTTGAAACGTAAACGCGTACCAACTGAACATTCTCCActaaactttaagaatatttctcTGAAACCTGTATCTCCAAGATGTCAGGGTAGCACAAATAATAAAAAGCCAAAGCTGGAAAAAATAGATGGTGGTTTAAAACcaaataataagaataaattaaacaaaagtgAGAGTAACTTACCTGATACTGAAACTGCATTACGAAATGTTTCTGCAGCATTACCAGAACATGCTAGCAATTTAAACTTACATAATGAACGATTACAACCCAACGTCACACAGAGCCCTCCCAAACAAGATacacatttatcaagtaaaaATAATCGTCAAGACAGTCCAGTCAAAAACGGCCATCCAGTGTCAGCAAATTTTATTGCTACAAAACCAACAGATACGCGAATACAGGAGGACAGGATAAAAGAGCTCCACAGTACCGAGAACTCTCCAAGTACTGATAGTGGTGTCTCTAGTAGTTCTAATATAAATCCAAATGAAACTTTACACAATGACATTcaaggaaaacattttgaacCGATCGAAGAAGAAGAacttgtggtgaaaagaaaagaaatacctACAGATTATATCTCGCCAAGTGTTGAGGCAGATGGTTTAAATGGGGTTTATAATTCTACAGAAGTTTATGTTCCGTGGActgaaattttattgcaaagagATAATGAATTACAGTTGTTACCGTATGTGATACTAGATTAG